The following are encoded together in the Anoplopoma fimbria isolate UVic2021 breed Golden Eagle Sablefish chromosome 13, Afim_UVic_2022, whole genome shotgun sequence genome:
- the akr1a1a gene encoding aldo-keto reductase family 1 member A1-A, producing the protein MNAFVTLSTGQRMPMVGLGTWKSAPGQVKQAVLAALDCGYKHIDCAAAYSNEQEVGEALSARVGPGKALCRDEVFITSKLWNTKHDPVDVEEACRTSLAHLGLSYLDLYLMHWPMAFQRGKEPMPRREDGSICYSDTHYRDTWAAMESLVDKGLVKAIGLSNFNARQTDDIISMARHKPVVNQVECHPYLTQADLLSHCRSVAVCVTAYSPLGSGDRPWASPDEPSLLQDPRLAAIAKRYQKTPAQLILRWNVQRGVVCIPKSVTPSRIQENLQVFDFSLSEDDMKLIESFKRNERFIVPTVERDGKRVWRDAEHPHFPFNDPY; encoded by the exons ATGAACGCCTTTGTGACCCTCTCAACGGGGCAGAGGATGCCTATGGTCGGACTCGGCACATGGAAGAGCGCTCCAGGACAG GTGAAGCAGGCAGTGCTGGCAGCTTTGGACTGTGGGTACAAACACATTGACTGTGCTGCTGCATACAGCAATGAACAGGAGGTGGGAGAGGCTCTGTCTGCCAGGGTCGGCCCTGGGAAG GCTCTGTGTCGTGACGAGGTGTTCATAACATCCAAACTGTGGAACACCAAACATGACCCGGTGGATGTTGAGGAAGCCTGCAGGACCAGTCTGGCCCACCTGGGTCTGTCCTATTTGGACCTGTACCTCATGCACTGGCCCATGGCATTTCA GCGCGGGAAGGAGCCGATGCCTCGACGAGAAGATGGAAGCATTTGTTACTCTGACACCCACTACAGAGATACTTGGGCAGCCATGGAGAGCCTAGTGGACAAAGGTCTAGTCAAAGCTATAGGACTGTCCAACTTCAACGCCAGGCagactgatgacatcatcagcatGGCCAGACACAAACCTGTGGTGAACCAG GTGGAATGCCATCCGTATTTGACTCAAGCAGATCTCCTGTCTCACTGTCG GTCAGTAGCAGTTTGTGTGACAGCCTACAGTCCTCTGGGCAGCGGGGACAGACCGTGGGCCTCTCCTGATGAACCAAGTCTGCTGCAGGATCCTAGACTGGCTGCTATCGCAAAGAGATATCAGAAAACACCTGCTCAGCTCATACTCAG GTGGAATGTTCAGAGGGGTGTTGTGTGTATCCCCAAAAGTGTGACGCCCTCCAGGATCCAGGAGAACTTGCAGGTGTTTGACTTTTCTCTGTCAGAAGACGACATGAAGCTCATCGAATCCTTCAAACGCAACGAGCGCTTCATCGTTCCAACTGTCGAG agggatggaaagagagTGTGGAGGGATGCGGAGCACCCACATTTTCCCTTCAATGATCCTTACTGA